The Aureitalea marina genome includes a window with the following:
- a CDS encoding GMC oxidoreductase, translating into MYDAIVVGSGISGGWAAKELCENGLKTLVLERGRMVEHIKDYHTMNMDPWDFKYKGNLPKEEKAKQLKQSRSGYTTDEAHRHFFVNDLDHPYNETKRFDWLRGYHVGGRSLVWGRQSYRLSDIDFEANKNEGVAVDWPVRYADIAPWYDKVEEFIGVSGEKLGLEVLPDGKFCPPMELNCAEQDLRGKMEENYDDGRVLTIGRAAHITGTETFEGRSNCQFRNRCMRGCPFGGYFSSNSSTLPAAERTGNLTIRPNSIVHEVMYDDATGKATGVRVIDTETNEKLEFNAKVIFLCASAIASASILMQSKSERFPNGLGNDSGELGHNIMDHHFKAGAWADVPGFEDKYYKGRRPNGIYIPRFRNIGGETDQPNFTRGYGYQGGASRSNYNEVVAELAYGSEYKEAMTKPGAWRMLLLGFGECLPYHENKMTLDYDKLDKWGLPTVTFDAEWKENEYEMRKDMVDQAVDMLTKAGYTNIQPWDDPGAPGLGIHEMGTARMGRNPETSVLNANNQLHAVPNVYVTDGAFMTSASCVNPSLSYMAFSARAANHAAEQLKNEA; encoded by the coding sequence ATGTACGATGCTATCGTTGTTGGTTCTGGTATCAGTGGTGGATGGGCTGCAAAGGAACTTTGCGAGAATGGCCTGAAGACCCTGGTTCTGGAAAGAGGACGAATGGTAGAGCACATCAAGGACTACCACACCATGAACATGGACCCCTGGGATTTTAAGTACAAGGGGAATTTGCCGAAGGAAGAGAAGGCCAAGCAGCTTAAACAATCGCGCTCCGGTTATACAACCGATGAAGCTCACAGGCACTTCTTTGTAAATGATTTGGACCACCCTTACAATGAGACCAAGCGTTTTGATTGGTTGAGGGGATATCACGTAGGTGGTCGATCCTTGGTATGGGGTCGTCAGAGCTATCGCTTGAGTGATATCGATTTTGAAGCCAATAAGAACGAAGGTGTTGCTGTAGACTGGCCTGTTCGTTATGCCGATATCGCACCCTGGTACGACAAGGTGGAAGAATTTATTGGTGTCAGCGGTGAGAAATTAGGGCTGGAGGTTCTTCCGGATGGAAAATTCTGTCCTCCGATGGAACTGAACTGTGCAGAGCAAGACTTGCGAGGCAAGATGGAAGAGAACTACGACGATGGTAGGGTATTAACCATTGGACGTGCAGCTCATATTACAGGTACGGAAACTTTCGAAGGCCGTTCAAATTGCCAGTTCAGAAATCGCTGTATGCGTGGCTGTCCGTTTGGGGGTTATTTCAGTAGTAACTCATCTACCTTACCTGCCGCAGAGCGTACGGGTAATTTGACTATACGACCAAACTCTATTGTACATGAGGTGATGTACGACGATGCTACCGGTAAAGCGACCGGGGTTAGGGTCATTGATACAGAGACCAATGAGAAATTGGAATTCAATGCCAAGGTGATCTTCCTGTGTGCCTCGGCCATTGCTTCTGCCAGCATTTTGATGCAGTCTAAAAGCGAGCGGTTCCCGAATGGTTTGGGCAACGACTCTGGAGAGTTGGGTCACAACATCATGGACCACCACTTTAAGGCAGGTGCCTGGGCAGATGTACCTGGATTTGAGGACAAATACTATAAAGGAAGAAGACCGAACGGGATCTACATTCCTCGGTTTAGAAATATAGGAGGCGAGACCGATCAGCCTAACTTCACAAGAGGCTACGGTTATCAAGGAGGAGCCAGCAGAAGTAACTACAATGAAGTGGTGGCGGAATTGGCCTATGGATCCGAATACAAGGAAGCCATGACCAAACCGGGAGCCTGGCGTATGCTACTGCTCGGATTTGGGGAGTGCCTGCCTTATCACGAAAACAAAATGACCCTGGATTACGACAAGCTCGATAAATGGGGTCTTCCAACAGTCACCTTCGATGCAGAATGGAAAGAGAACGAATACGAAATGCGGAAGGACATGGTCGATCAGGCGGTCGATATGCTGACCAAGGCCGGTTACACGAATATTCAGCCTTGGGACGATCCTGGAGCACCAGGACTGGGAATACACGAAATGGGGACGGCCCGAATGGGAAGAAACCCTGAGACATCGGTTCTCAATGCGAACAATCAACTGCATGCTGTTCCGAATGTATATGTAACCGACGGGGCGTTCATGACTTCTGCAAGCTGTGTGAACCCGTCACTGTCCTATATGGCTTTTAGCGCCAGAGCTGCAAATCACGCCGCTGAACAACTTAAAAACGAAGCCTGA
- a CDS encoding sugar phosphate isomerase/epimerase family protein, with the protein MKKLAFGVLVCALFFIGCKEKSTETSDTEVNPYSVEVEETESPFFKISLAQWSLHKMVLEDGQDPLGFAGEAKALGFEAVEYVSALYTPHLDSLGVDGLIEAMKAEQEKHGVSCVLIMVDNEGDLADPNEEARDQAVENHKKWVDAAAALGGHSIRVNTFGTNEVKEWQPAVQDGLTKLAQYAATKNINVLIENHGWLSSDAPEVMKAIAAVNMENVGTLPDFGNWCVKRADGAKWGECLEEYPDYYQGIELMMAEAKAVSAKSYKFDTEGNETKLDYARMLQIVKDAGYTGHIGIEYEGDELTEKEGISATMNLLIKAAQTLN; encoded by the coding sequence ATGAAAAAACTCGCGTTCGGCGTCCTTGTGTGCGCCTTATTTTTTATCGGATGTAAGGAAAAAAGCACCGAAACCTCCGATACAGAAGTTAACCCATATTCCGTTGAAGTTGAAGAGACAGAATCTCCCTTTTTCAAGATATCCCTTGCGCAATGGTCATTGCACAAAATGGTGTTGGAAGACGGACAGGATCCGCTCGGTTTCGCTGGTGAAGCCAAAGCTCTTGGTTTTGAAGCCGTCGAATACGTTTCGGCCCTTTACACACCTCACCTGGACAGTTTAGGTGTCGATGGGTTGATCGAAGCTATGAAAGCCGAACAAGAAAAGCATGGCGTCTCTTGTGTTCTAATCATGGTTGATAACGAAGGTGACCTGGCTGATCCAAACGAAGAAGCTCGGGATCAGGCCGTAGAGAATCATAAGAAATGGGTAGATGCGGCAGCCGCTCTGGGCGGACACTCCATTCGGGTGAACACCTTTGGCACCAACGAAGTAAAAGAATGGCAGCCGGCCGTGCAGGATGGACTTACCAAACTAGCTCAATATGCTGCTACTAAAAACATCAATGTTCTGATCGAAAATCACGGATGGCTCTCATCCGATGCTCCGGAAGTGATGAAAGCTATCGCCGCTGTGAACATGGAAAATGTCGGTACATTACCGGATTTCGGCAACTGGTGTGTCAAACGCGCCGATGGGGCCAAATGGGGAGAATGCCTGGAAGAATATCCTGACTATTACCAAGGAATAGAACTCATGATGGCGGAAGCCAAGGCTGTTAGTGCGAAGTCATACAAGTTTGATACAGAAGGCAATGAGACCAAATTGGACTATGCCCGTATGTTGCAAATAGTGAAGGATGCCGGATATACCGGACATATCGGAATCGAATACGAAGGTGACGAATTGACCGAGAAAGAAGGTATCAGTGCCACGATGAATTTGCTCATCAAAGCTGCTCAAACCCTTAACTAG
- a CDS encoding nucleoside permease — MKTAIYAKLSFMMFLEFFIWGGWFVTMGIYLPNTLGTDGSETALAYSTQSWGAIIAPFIIGLIADRFFNAERILGILHLVGAFLMYQLANADNFAQFYPYVLGYMIGYMPTLALVNSVSFNQLDDPSKQFGFIRVWGTVGWIVAGIVISRVFLWDSEEGIANGMLKNTFLMTAVASAVLGVFSFLLPKTPPKKGERASISEILGLDALKLLKDRNFLIFFLASVLICIPLAFYYQHAGQFLGEIGVDKPAEKMTIGQMSEVIFMLLLPFFFKRFGFKKTILVGMLAWTIRYLLFAYGDSGELLFMLIIGIALHGICYDFFFVSGQIYTDSKAGEQYKSSAQGLITLATYGVGMLIGFWIAGQITDKFALGEGAHAWDQIWIYPAIFAGVIFILFALLFKNEKVEYKQ; from the coding sequence ATGAAGACAGCAATCTACGCCAAGCTTTCCTTTATGATGTTCCTGGAGTTCTTTATCTGGGGAGGTTGGTTTGTGACCATGGGTATCTATTTGCCCAACACACTTGGAACAGATGGTTCTGAAACAGCGCTGGCTTATTCTACCCAATCCTGGGGAGCCATTATCGCTCCATTTATCATCGGGTTGATCGCCGACCGTTTCTTTAACGCGGAGCGGATTTTGGGAATACTTCATTTGGTTGGCGCGTTCTTGATGTACCAATTGGCTAATGCCGATAATTTCGCCCAATTCTATCCCTATGTACTGGGATATATGATCGGTTATATGCCAACCCTGGCCCTGGTGAACTCGGTTAGTTTTAATCAGTTGGACGACCCTTCTAAACAATTTGGGTTTATCCGTGTTTGGGGAACTGTGGGTTGGATCGTAGCGGGGATCGTGATCTCGAGGGTTTTCCTTTGGGATTCTGAAGAAGGAATCGCCAATGGTATGCTGAAGAATACCTTCTTAATGACTGCCGTGGCTTCGGCCGTATTAGGGGTATTTAGTTTTCTATTACCCAAGACTCCACCCAAGAAGGGCGAGCGAGCCAGCATCAGTGAGATACTCGGATTGGACGCTTTAAAATTATTGAAGGACAGGAATTTCCTGATCTTCTTCCTGGCGTCTGTATTGATCTGTATCCCCTTGGCTTTTTACTACCAGCACGCCGGGCAGTTCCTGGGAGAGATTGGGGTCGATAAACCTGCAGAGAAGATGACCATCGGTCAGATGTCCGAAGTGATCTTTATGTTATTACTGCCCTTCTTCTTTAAACGATTTGGCTTTAAAAAGACCATACTTGTTGGAATGCTGGCCTGGACTATTCGCTATTTGTTATTCGCATATGGCGACTCAGGAGAATTGCTGTTCATGTTGATCATCGGGATCGCATTGCACGGGATCTGTTACGACTTCTTCTTTGTTTCCGGACAGATCTATACCGACAGTAAGGCCGGCGAACAATACAAGAGCTCGGCCCAGGGATTGATCACTTTAGCCACTTATGGAGTTGGTATGCTGATCGGTTTCTGGATAGCCGGTCAGATCACTGATAAATTTGCATTGGGCGAAGGGGCCCATGCTTGGGATCAGATCTGGATATATCCGGCCATTTTCGCGGGTGTGATCTTTATTCTGTTCGCCCTTTTATTTAAGAACGAAAAAGTAGAATACAAACAATAA
- a CDS encoding Gfo/Idh/MocA family protein yields the protein MSNKIRWGVLGGGGDSLIGVLHRVAASMFDAYQLTGAVFNPDHETSKAFARQIGIPTDRIYSDHHEMIRLEMQLPEDERIQVVSVLTPNFLHFPMAKQLLENGFSVICEKPMTMTYAEALELEAIHQKSGAVFALTHTYTGYPMVRQMKQMIAQGVIGEIQKVDVQYYQGWINPIIHDPQLRKTTWRLDPEKSGISCCMGDIGVHGYQMLEFVTGLEVKSILADLNHLYEDNQMDIDGTVLLRFDGAAKGVLRASQIATAEENNFSVAVYGKSGSLKWEQENPNYLYLLTEDKPLQTLKPGHSYNDKMSLDGTKLPPGHPEGIFDAMGNIYKGVAKAVRNQPYEAGEFPGMRDGVRGMHFIEEAVASHANGNVWTDL from the coding sequence ATGAGCAATAAAATTCGTTGGGGGGTTTTAGGCGGTGGAGGTGATTCCCTGATCGGGGTGTTGCACCGTGTAGCCGCCTCTATGTTTGATGCATACCAGCTGACAGGAGCCGTATTTAATCCTGATCACGAGACCAGTAAAGCCTTTGCCAGGCAGATTGGTATTCCTACGGATAGGATCTATTCAGATCATCATGAAATGATCAGACTGGAAATGCAATTGCCGGAAGATGAGCGGATACAGGTAGTAAGCGTACTTACTCCTAATTTCCTCCACTTCCCAATGGCTAAGCAGTTACTGGAGAATGGTTTCTCCGTGATCTGTGAAAAACCCATGACCATGACCTATGCCGAGGCTCTGGAGTTAGAGGCAATACACCAAAAAAGTGGCGCTGTATTTGCGCTGACCCATACTTACACGGGCTACCCTATGGTCCGGCAGATGAAGCAGATGATCGCCCAAGGCGTGATCGGGGAGATCCAAAAGGTAGATGTGCAGTATTACCAGGGGTGGATAAATCCTATTATTCACGACCCTCAATTGCGTAAGACAACTTGGCGTCTAGACCCTGAAAAATCAGGGATCAGCTGCTGCATGGGCGACATCGGAGTGCACGGCTATCAAATGTTGGAATTTGTGACCGGCCTTGAGGTCAAATCCATTCTCGCCGATCTGAATCACCTCTATGAGGATAATCAAATGGATATAGATGGCACCGTGCTGTTGCGGTTTGACGGAGCGGCCAAAGGAGTGCTTCGAGCCAGTCAGATTGCGACTGCAGAGGAGAATAACTTCTCCGTTGCGGTTTACGGAAAATCCGGCAGCCTGAAGTGGGAACAGGAAAACCCGAATTATCTTTATCTACTTACTGAAGACAAGCCATTGCAGACCTTGAAGCCTGGCCATAGTTATAACGACAAAATGTCCCTAGACGGGACTAAGCTTCCTCCGGGTCATCCGGAAGGGATCTTTGATGCTATGGGCAATATCTATAAAGGAGTTGCCAAAGCAGTCCGGAATCAACCTTATGAAGCCGGAGAATTTCCGGGAATGCGAGATGGGGTTCGCGGCATGCATTTTATTGAGGAAGCCGTTGCCTCTCATGCCAACGGAAATGTTTGGACAGATCTATAA
- a CDS encoding sugar phosphate isomerase/epimerase family protein, with product MKTIKGPAVFLAQFMDDKAPFNSLDGLCGWAADLGYKGIQIPTWETRLIDLTLAGESKDYCDELKGKINSYGLEITELSTHLQGQLVAVHPAYDLMFDNFAPDDCKNNPAKRTEWARQQVISAAKASGHLGLSAHATFSGALMWHMWHPWPQLPSGLVEMGFEELAKRWLPLLDVFKDNGVAVCYEIHPGEDLHDGVTFERFREATGNHEAVNILYDPSHFVLQQLDYITYIDHYHEFIKAFHVKDSEFNPTGKKGAFGGYGDWKDRAGRYRSLGDGQIDYKTVFSKLTEYGCDVWAVMEWECVIKSPEQGAREGAKFISDHIIEATQKRFDDFAGAEIDKEQLRRILGL from the coding sequence ATGAAGACAATAAAAGGACCGGCCGTATTCCTGGCTCAGTTCATGGATGATAAGGCGCCATTCAATAGTTTGGATGGGCTGTGTGGATGGGCTGCAGACCTGGGGTACAAAGGAATTCAGATCCCCACTTGGGAAACCCGCCTGATCGACCTGACCTTGGCAGGAGAAAGCAAAGATTACTGCGACGAATTAAAGGGCAAGATCAACTCTTATGGCCTAGAGATAACAGAACTATCTACACACCTGCAAGGTCAGTTGGTGGCGGTTCATCCAGCCTACGACCTGATGTTCGACAACTTTGCCCCGGACGATTGCAAGAACAATCCGGCCAAACGCACAGAGTGGGCACGTCAACAAGTGATCTCTGCCGCAAAGGCAAGCGGTCATCTAGGGTTGAGCGCCCATGCTACATTTAGTGGAGCACTGATGTGGCATATGTGGCATCCCTGGCCTCAGTTGCCTTCTGGTTTAGTAGAAATGGGATTCGAAGAACTGGCCAAACGCTGGCTTCCACTACTCGATGTTTTCAAGGACAATGGAGTAGCGGTCTGCTACGAGATCCATCCGGGGGAAGACCTGCACGATGGAGTGACTTTTGAACGTTTCCGGGAAGCCACAGGGAACCACGAGGCTGTGAACATACTCTATGATCCCAGTCACTTCGTGCTACAGCAATTGGACTACATCACCTATATTGATCACTATCACGAATTCATCAAAGCCTTTCATGTAAAGGATTCAGAATTCAATCCCACAGGCAAAAAAGGTGCATTTGGTGGCTATGGAGACTGGAAGGACAGGGCCGGAAGATATCGCTCCCTGGGTGACGGACAGATAGATTATAAGACCGTTTTTAGCAAACTGACCGAATACGGATGTGATGTCTGGGCCGTCATGGAATGGGAATGTGTCATCAAGAGTCCGGAACAAGGTGCTCGGGAAGGCGCTAAGTTTATTAGTGATCACATCATTGAAGCCACCCAAAAACGATTTGACGACTTTGCAGGTGCAGAGATCGATAAAGAACAACTACGCAGAATACTAGGATTATAA
- a CDS encoding 3-keto-disaccharide hydrolase, giving the protein MKRLPFLLLTALIVVSCKSKEKEVTEEAEDTAANTEVMTEETEEPQWMVLFDGTSTEQWRGYMQDDIYPEWTIEGDALAFTPGEEGGKNIITKEKFRNFKLSMEWKVSEGGNSGIFWAVVEDERFPEAYQTGPEIQVLDNERHPDAKVAGGTHTAGALYDMIKPKVDATNPAGEWNLCEITVDYANNYGSVTMNGEKIVEFPVTGPKWDAMVAGSKFADWEGFAMSEEGHIGLQDHSDKVWYRNIKIQVLE; this is encoded by the coding sequence ATGAAACGCTTACCCTTTCTATTATTAACCGCATTGATCGTTGTTTCCTGTAAATCCAAAGAAAAGGAAGTAACGGAAGAAGCAGAAGATACAGCAGCAAATACCGAAGTCATGACCGAAGAAACAGAAGAACCTCAATGGATGGTACTTTTTGACGGCACCTCTACCGAGCAATGGAGAGGATATATGCAGGACGACATCTACCCGGAGTGGACCATAGAAGGTGACGCTCTCGCCTTTACTCCCGGAGAAGAAGGTGGAAAGAATATCATCACCAAAGAAAAATTCAGGAATTTCAAATTATCCATGGAATGGAAAGTCTCCGAAGGAGGCAACAGCGGAATTTTCTGGGCAGTGGTCGAGGACGAAAGGTTCCCTGAAGCCTACCAGACAGGACCGGAGATCCAGGTTCTGGACAATGAGCGTCATCCTGATGCTAAAGTTGCCGGCGGAACCCACACTGCCGGGGCCCTTTATGACATGATCAAGCCAAAAGTAGATGCTACCAACCCTGCGGGAGAATGGAATCTTTGCGAGATCACCGTGGATTATGCCAATAATTATGGCAGTGTTACCATGAACGGTGAAAAGATCGTTGAGTTTCCTGTAACAGGACCAAAATGGGATGCCATGGTTGCCGGGTCCAAATTTGCGGATTGGGAAGGTTTTGCGATGTCTGAAGAAGGGCATATCGGCCTACAAGATCACAGCGACAAGGTCTGGTACAGAAACATTAAGATCCAGGTATTGGAATAA
- a CDS encoding YicC/YloC family endoribonuclease, giving the protein MIQSMTGFGKSIVQLPSKKITVEIKSLNSKNLDINARIPSTYREKELELRKLIASSLVRGKIDLGLFIEMTGESTSTKVNPEVVREYMAQLSGLVEGDEMELLKMAMRLPDSLKTQREEINEDEYKAILNCVKEALEAINKYRTDEGNTLKIDFVQRVESIRSLLDQVIAMDPERIEQVRERLRKAVSELKENVDENRFEQELIYYLEKYDITEEKVRLTSHLDYFLEVLEGSQSNGKKLGFISQEMGREINTIGSKSNYAPMQKVVVQMKDELEKIKEQALNVL; this is encoded by the coding sequence ATGATTCAATCCATGACGGGCTTTGGAAAAAGCATCGTACAACTCCCTTCAAAGAAGATCACGGTCGAGATCAAATCGCTTAATAGCAAGAATCTGGACATCAATGCACGCATACCTTCTACCTACAGAGAAAAGGAGTTAGAACTAAGAAAACTCATTGCTTCTTCTCTTGTGAGAGGGAAGATCGACCTTGGGCTTTTTATTGAAATGACCGGGGAGAGCACTTCTACCAAGGTCAACCCTGAAGTAGTGCGGGAATATATGGCTCAGCTTTCAGGATTAGTGGAAGGTGACGAAATGGAGCTTTTAAAGATGGCCATGCGCTTGCCGGATTCCTTAAAGACTCAACGAGAGGAAATTAATGAGGACGAATACAAAGCCATTCTGAACTGTGTAAAGGAGGCCTTGGAGGCCATCAATAAATATCGAACAGATGAAGGCAACACCCTCAAGATCGACTTTGTACAACGGGTTGAATCCATCAGATCATTACTAGATCAGGTTATTGCAATGGATCCTGAACGTATCGAACAGGTTCGTGAACGATTGAGGAAAGCGGTTTCGGAACTTAAGGAGAATGTAGACGAGAACCGTTTTGAACAGGAGTTGATCTATTACCTGGAAAAATACGACATAACTGAAGAAAAAGTGAGGCTTACAAGCCATCTGGATTACTTTTTAGAGGTGCTTGAGGGCTCACAGTCCAACGGAAAAAAGCTTGGGTTTATTAGCCAGGAAATGGGCCGTGAGATAAACACCATCGGCTCCAAATCCAATTACGCGCCCATGCAGAAAGTGGTTGTTCAGATGAAGGACGAATTGGAAAAGATCAAGGAACAAGCCTTGAATGTACTCTGA
- the gmk gene encoding guanylate kinase, with translation MKGGKLIVFSAPSGSGKTTIVRHLLGQEDHNLEFSISATSRKPRGEEQDGVDYYFISTEEFKQHIKENDFLEWEEVYRDNFYGTLNAEVERIWAEGKNVIFDIDVVGGLRVKKKYPDRTLAVFVQPPSVDELKIRLKNRKTESEEKINMRIAKASIEMATAPQFDHIIVNDKLEDALKEADSLVSGFLKNNHQD, from the coding sequence ATGAAAGGAGGAAAATTAATCGTTTTTTCAGCCCCTTCGGGTAGCGGTAAGACTACAATTGTTCGTCATCTGCTGGGTCAGGAAGATCACAACCTTGAATTCTCCATTTCGGCTACATCGCGCAAACCGAGAGGAGAAGAACAAGATGGCGTAGACTACTATTTTATCAGTACTGAAGAATTTAAACAGCACATCAAAGAGAACGATTTCCTGGAGTGGGAGGAAGTCTATCGAGATAATTTTTACGGCACCCTAAATGCGGAAGTTGAACGGATCTGGGCTGAAGGTAAAAATGTGATCTTCGATATCGATGTGGTTGGAGGCTTAAGGGTAAAGAAAAAATATCCGGACAGGACCTTGGCGGTATTTGTTCAACCTCCCAGCGTGGACGAATTGAAGATCCGACTAAAGAATCGCAAGACCGAAAGCGAAGAAAAGATCAATATGCGAATCGCTAAAGCATCCATCGAGATGGCCACCGCTCCGCAATTTGATCATATCATTGTTAATGACAAGCTGGAGGATGCTTTGAAGGAAGCCGACAGCTTGGTATCCGGTTTTTTAAAGAACAATCACCAAGATTAG
- the nadD gene encoding nicotinate (nicotinamide) nucleotide adenylyltransferase, with protein sequence MASGKRVGLYFGTFNPIHIGHLNIANYLAEFSDLNEVWMIITPHNPLKKKKTLLEDHHRLTMVRIAVEEFPRLKASNVEFDLPQPNYTVNTLAYLEEQYPGFDFCLIMGADNLASLHKWKNYELILKRYPIYVYPRVDERAKPIALLEHPNVHVVDAPIMQLSSTFIRKSVADGKNIRPMLPAGVWNYLDEMNFYK encoded by the coding sequence ATGGCCAGCGGGAAACGCGTAGGACTGTATTTTGGAACATTCAACCCTATTCATATTGGGCATCTTAATATTGCCAATTACCTGGCGGAATTCTCCGATCTGAATGAGGTTTGGATGATCATTACCCCGCATAACCCACTCAAAAAGAAAAAGACCTTATTGGAGGATCATCACCGGTTGACCATGGTGCGCATCGCGGTAGAGGAATTTCCAAGGCTAAAAGCCAGCAATGTGGAGTTTGACCTGCCTCAACCCAATTATACGGTCAACACCCTGGCCTATTTGGAGGAACAATATCCAGGGTTCGATTTCTGCCTGATCATGGGGGCCGACAATTTGGCCAGCCTGCACAAATGGAAGAATTACGAGTTAATTCTAAAACGATACCCTATTTATGTTTACCCAAGGGTAGATGAGCGGGCTAAACCAATCGCCTTATTGGAACACCCTAATGTACATGTGGTCGATGCCCCTATCATGCAATTGTCCTCTACCTTTATTCGCAAGTCCGTAGCAGATGGAAAGAATATCCGCCCCATGTTACCCGCTGGAGTCTGGAACTACCTGGACGAGATGAATTTCTACAAATAA
- a CDS encoding NAD(P)H-dependent glycerol-3-phosphate dehydrogenase has protein sequence MSKDMKVAVFGGGSWATAIVKMLSENLKEIGWYMRNESVIEHLKDHGHNPNYLSSVEFHTDQLILTSDINAMVDYADYLIFVIPSAFVESELKKIESPLKGKIIFSAIKGIVPESSLIVGDHFLTHYQIPFEDIGVITGPCHAEEVALERLSYLTIACADESKAEKLADALSSSYIRCSTSDDIIGTEYAAMLKNIYAIAAGIAHGLGYGDNFQSVLMSNAIREMKRYVKKVHKMKRDINGSAYLGDLLVTGYSIFSRNRMFGNMIGKGHTVKSAMMEMNMVAEGYYATKSAYALNELKKNNKAKTPIINAVHGILYDSKNPKKVFKKLSEKLN, from the coding sequence ATGTCCAAAGACATGAAGGTTGCCGTATTTGGTGGAGGAAGCTGGGCCACTGCTATTGTAAAGATGCTCAGTGAGAATCTGAAAGAAATAGGCTGGTACATGCGCAACGAATCGGTGATCGAACACCTTAAAGATCACGGTCACAACCCGAACTACCTCAGCTCAGTGGAGTTCCACACAGATCAGTTGATCCTCACATCAGACATCAACGCCATGGTCGACTATGCAGACTATCTGATCTTTGTGATCCCTTCTGCATTTGTAGAGTCTGAATTGAAAAAGATCGAATCGCCTTTAAAAGGAAAGATCATTTTTTCTGCCATCAAAGGAATAGTCCCAGAAAGCAGTCTGATCGTTGGAGATCATTTCCTTACCCATTACCAGATCCCGTTCGAGGATATCGGGGTTATCACGGGACCCTGTCATGCCGAAGAGGTCGCTCTAGAGCGTCTGTCTTACCTGACTATTGCTTGTGCAGACGAGTCCAAGGCCGAGAAATTGGCAGATGCACTCTCCAGTAGTTATATCCGCTGTTCTACCAGCGACGACATTATTGGCACCGAATACGCCGCCATGCTGAAGAATATCTATGCGATTGCGGCGGGTATAGCTCATGGTTTAGGCTATGGCGACAATTTCCAAAGTGTCCTGATGAGCAATGCCATTCGAGAGATGAAACGCTATGTAAAGAAGGTACACAAAATGAAAAGGGACATCAATGGTTCCGCCTACCTGGGAGATCTTTTGGTGACCGGCTATTCCATCTTCAGTCGCAACAGGATGTTCGGGAACATGATTGGAAAAGGTCATACGGTGAAAAGTGCCATGATGGAGATGAATATGGTGGCCGAAGGATACTATGCGACCAAAAGTGCCTATGCCCTTAACGAACTCAAAAAGAACAATAAAGCCAAGACGCCAATTATCAACGCCGTGCACGGCATCCTCTACGACAGCAAAAATCCTAAAAAGGTGTTCAAAAAATTAAGCGAGAAACTGAACTAA